The following coding sequences are from one Patescibacteria group bacterium window:
- a CDS encoding ABC transporter ATP-binding protein → MSQHTSATLRIYWQHVKRYPWVTGIALAAIILATSEGVVLPLLFKKFFDTLANAGFDRNSVAQQLLHALLAIGALELFGWAMYRVATFASIIVQGKVMFDVSTMSFATLHRHAVSFFANNFVGSLVKKVKWFSRAFEKVSDDIFWRIIPMIVSLVAITAVLFQRNATLGLVIFIWLVIFLGAQVFFIRYKLKYDLARSAAETKSTAILADSITNYSTITLFGGFLREVRRFSRAMDNQRRLYMLSWNISGIFDSVQGFLMICLEIGGFILVIHLWKQGTLTLGDFVLFQSYVLVLFNRLWDFGRVARDVYESLADADEMTVVLQTPLEVTDVATAKPLVVSSGAVRFSTVDFNYRRTRRVLHGFSLDIAPGEHVALVGPSGAGKSTVVKILLRLHDVSGGTITIDGQDVSKVTQESLRQNISLVPQDPVLFHRSLMENIRYGKPEATDQEVIAAATAAHCHEFIQTFPEQYNTFVGERGVKLSGGERQRVAIARAMLANTPILVLDEATSSLDSESEQLVQAALAKLMAGKTVLAIAHRLSTIRAMDRIVVMDNGRITETGTHDQLLAMELSLYGKLWNLQVAGTGVLPQVAEEDEA, encoded by the coding sequence ATGTCGCAACATACATCCGCAACATTACGTATATACTGGCAGCACGTGAAACGGTATCCCTGGGTTACCGGCATTGCGTTGGCTGCAATCATTCTCGCTACAAGTGAGGGTGTGGTTTTACCGTTGCTGTTCAAGAAGTTTTTCGACACATTGGCGAATGCTGGTTTTGATCGGAACAGCGTTGCACAGCAGTTACTTCACGCGCTGCTCGCCATTGGTGCCTTGGAATTGTTTGGCTGGGCTATGTACCGGGTTGCCACCTTTGCATCGATCATTGTGCAAGGCAAAGTAATGTTCGACGTGAGTACCATGTCCTTTGCCACACTGCACCGGCACGCCGTGAGTTTTTTCGCCAATAACTTTGTGGGCTCACTGGTGAAAAAGGTGAAGTGGTTTTCTCGTGCGTTTGAAAAAGTGTCTGACGACATTTTCTGGCGCATTATTCCCATGATTGTCAGCTTGGTGGCAATTACCGCCGTGCTCTTTCAGCGTAACGCTACGTTGGGACTCGTCATTTTCATTTGGCTCGTCATCTTCCTTGGCGCGCAGGTGTTCTTCATTCGGTACAAACTCAAGTACGATCTGGCGCGTTCCGCAGCGGAGACCAAGTCCACCGCAATTCTGGCGGATTCCATAACCAACTACAGTACGATTACGCTCTTTGGTGGCTTCCTGCGAGAAGTGCGGCGGTTCAGCCGAGCGATGGATAACCAACGACGGCTGTACATGCTGAGCTGGAATATCAGCGGCATTTTTGACTCGGTCCAAGGCTTCCTGATGATTTGCCTGGAGATAGGTGGTTTCATTTTGGTCATCCACCTGTGGAAGCAGGGGACACTCACGCTGGGAGACTTCGTACTCTTCCAGTCGTACGTGTTGGTGCTCTTCAACCGGCTATGGGATTTTGGCCGTGTGGCTCGGGACGTGTATGAAAGTTTGGCAGACGCCGATGAAATGACCGTGGTGCTGCAAACACCCCTAGAAGTAACGGACGTCGCCACAGCCAAACCCTTGGTTGTTTCGAGCGGTGCCGTACGCTTTTCTACTGTCGACTTCAATTACCGGCGAACCCGGCGCGTGCTCCATGGCTTCAGTCTGGACATTGCACCAGGAGAGCACGTGGCACTGGTTGGCCCATCCGGGGCGGGGAAATCAACGGTCGTCAAAATTTTGCTTCGGTTGCATGACGTTTCGGGTGGCACCATTACCATTGATGGTCAGGATGTTTCCAAAGTCACGCAGGAGAGTTTGCGTCAGAACATTAGTTTGGTGCCGCAAGATCCGGTACTGTTCCACCGTTCGCTCATGGAGAACATTCGGTACGGCAAGCCGGAGGCTACGGATCAGGAAGTTATTGCGGCAGCCACCGCGGCTCACTGTCATGAGTTCATTCAGACTTTCCCTGAGCAGTACAACACTTTTGTGGGTGAGCGCGGGGTGAAACTCTCCGGGGGCGAGCGCCAGCGCGTGGCCATTGCCCGGGCAATGCTCGCGAATACACCCATTCTCGTCTTGGATGAAGCGACATCCAGTTTGGATTCCGAATCTGAACAGCTGGTGCAGGCCGCCTTGGCGAAGCTTATGGCCGGGAAGACAGTCTTAGCAATTGCCCACCGTCTTTCAACGATCCGCGCGATGGACCGCATTGTGGTCATGGACAATGGTCGCATTACGGAAACCGGTACGCACGATCAGCTGCTGGCTATGGAGCTGAGCCTGTACGGCAAACTTTGGAACCTCCAAGTTGCGGGTACGGGGGTGTTACCGCAGGTTGCAGAAGAAGACGAAGCATAG
- a CDS encoding NADH-quinone oxidoreductase subunit C, with protein MHELLPAMEKYIPNGTRATQYGNASAFAVPVGDIVRVATDLQKRHGLTFKCITATDDRNEGGGFTLWYIFSARNEQAFVIPYITLKDTDVFPSLAKVMQSAWNFEKRIRSFFGLQLSGHPDGRQTVLHENWPTNLFPLRKDFQWQTRPATAQGAYPFQVVEGEGIYEIPVGPIHAGIIEPGHFRFSVAGEEIVLLEPRLGFVHKGSEKLFEQVSLADKVRLAEKISGDSSFSHSLAFCLAVEQLGNIIVPERASYLRVIFAELERLANHFGDIGAMMLDTGFNFGGSNGARLREMVMQLNERLTGSRFLRGTNVVGGVTKDIAHDAQQQLASDLQAMKEDFEEVIAIAEGSVSLTNRLKGTGVLTNAVAAEHGIVGVSARAAGIAIDTRIDFPYAAYAKLTLGDIPVEQAGDAHARFQVRIAEARSAMEIIQQALRALPVGPIVTSVNHVVLQKSTIAVSAVEGWRGEIVYFLQTDTQGNISRVAPRDPSILNWVALSHAGVGNVVPDFPLINKSFNLSYAGYDL; from the coding sequence ATGCACGAACTCTTACCAGCCATGGAAAAGTATATCCCAAACGGTACTCGAGCAACGCAATATGGGAACGCATCGGCATTTGCGGTTCCCGTCGGGGACATTGTTCGCGTTGCTACAGACTTGCAGAAACGGCATGGGTTGACCTTCAAGTGCATTACCGCGACTGACGACCGAAACGAAGGTGGGGGATTTACCTTGTGGTACATTTTTAGTGCACGGAACGAGCAAGCATTCGTCATCCCATACATTACCCTGAAGGATACCGATGTATTTCCTTCATTGGCGAAGGTCATGCAAAGTGCATGGAACTTTGAAAAGCGAATTCGAAGCTTCTTTGGCCTGCAACTGAGTGGTCATCCAGATGGTCGCCAAACTGTACTCCATGAGAATTGGCCCACGAATCTTTTCCCGTTACGAAAAGATTTTCAGTGGCAGACCCGTCCTGCAACTGCGCAGGGTGCGTACCCCTTCCAAGTAGTGGAAGGTGAAGGGATCTACGAAATTCCCGTTGGTCCTATTCATGCTGGGATTATTGAGCCGGGACACTTCCGCTTTAGCGTGGCCGGGGAAGAGATCGTGCTCCTGGAGCCACGGCTTGGGTTTGTCCATAAGGGCAGTGAAAAGCTTTTTGAGCAAGTCTCACTGGCGGACAAAGTCCGGCTTGCAGAAAAAATTTCTGGCGATAGTTCATTCAGTCACTCGCTAGCCTTCTGCCTAGCAGTGGAACAACTAGGGAATATCATCGTACCAGAACGAGCAAGTTACCTACGCGTGATCTTTGCTGAACTGGAGCGGCTGGCCAACCACTTTGGGGATATTGGCGCGATGATGCTGGATACGGGTTTTAACTTTGGTGGGAGTAACGGTGCTCGCCTGCGAGAAATGGTCATGCAGCTCAACGAGCGCTTAACCGGCAGTCGATTCTTACGTGGTACCAACGTGGTCGGCGGGGTCACCAAGGATATTGCTCACGATGCGCAGCAGCAACTCGCGAGTGACTTGCAGGCCATGAAGGAGGATTTTGAGGAAGTTATTGCCATTGCGGAGGGCAGCGTTTCGCTCACCAACCGTTTGAAAGGTACGGGTGTTTTGACGAACGCCGTTGCTGCAGAGCACGGGATTGTGGGCGTGTCAGCTCGCGCAGCGGGGATTGCCATAGATACGCGCATTGACTTCCCATACGCGGCGTACGCGAAACTTACTCTTGGTGACATCCCAGTGGAGCAGGCTGGTGATGCTCACGCCCGATTCCAAGTTCGGATAGCGGAAGCGCGGTCCGCAATGGAGATCATCCAGCAAGCACTTCGGGCTCTGCCCGTCGGCCCCATCGTTACTTCAGTTAACCATGTGGTATTGCAAAAAAGTACCATAGCCGTTAGCGCCGTTGAGGGCTGGCGCGGCGAAATTGTATACTTCCTCCAGACTGATACCCAGGGGAATATCAGCCGCGTTGCACCACGGGATCCGTCAATCCTCAATTGGGTCGCATTGAGCCATGCTGGGGTAGGCAATGTGGTGCCAGACTTCCCGCTCATCAACAAGAGTTTTAACCTCTCGTACGCCGGGTATGACTTGTAA
- a CDS encoding PIG-L family deacetylase, whose translation MQKYEVLVFCAHPDDAERHMGGTLAHLARSGRQVLMISLTSGEMGTHGDSVTRKQEFQASAKVLGVDGLLMHFMDTGVENTRTGQLEIARLMRAHQPSVVFAPFPVCGSILHGVSAHTDHYTTGELVTQSILLAKLAKVDATPPHRVEHLLYYMLPPDVAPNVLIGISDEDLRVGMQAIACHESQLASYTGDVPLAEYLTSVRRVQCRQYGVRLPNGCHVAEGFLHLGPLVLRGNSLNVLFGKV comes from the coding sequence ATGCAGAAATACGAGGTTTTGGTGTTTTGCGCCCACCCGGATGATGCCGAACGGCACATGGGTGGTACCCTTGCCCACTTGGCGCGTAGCGGCAGGCAAGTGCTGATGATCTCCCTGACCTCGGGTGAAATGGGGACGCATGGTGATTCGGTAACGCGGAAGCAAGAATTTCAGGCTTCTGCCAAGGTATTGGGCGTTGACGGATTGTTGATGCACTTCATGGATACCGGTGTTGAGAATACTCGTACCGGCCAGCTAGAGATTGCCAGGTTGATGAGAGCGCATCAGCCAAGCGTGGTATTTGCCCCGTTCCCGGTGTGCGGTTCAATATTGCACGGCGTCTCCGCGCACACGGACCACTACACGACCGGCGAACTTGTTACGCAGTCCATTCTCCTGGCGAAACTTGCAAAGGTGGATGCTACTCCTCCTCACCGTGTGGAGCACTTGCTCTACTACATGCTGCCGCCGGATGTTGCGCCAAATGTGCTCATTGGCATTTCGGATGAGGATCTGCGTGTCGGTATGCAAGCCATTGCGTGCCACGAATCGCAGCTGGCAAGTTACACCGGTGATGTACCACTGGCGGAGTACCTCACCTCAGTGCGGCGGGTGCAGTGCCGGCAGTACGGTGTTCGTTTGCCAAATGGGTGCCACGTGGCTGAAGGTTTTCTCCACCTTGGTCCGCTGGTGCTCCGCGGCAATTCTCTAAACGTCCTTTTTGGAAAGGTATAA
- a CDS encoding proton-conducting transporter membrane subunit yields MELALIFIPLLLATAIGLLIKRQRVIEWVSVVATVVAFTASLLVARQVAVRGVYAVGQFFSVDALGAIVMLIIAFVGLAVTAYAVFYLRTEMTHGIIGFRRVRQLYVLLSLFLVAMFLAATSSSPIFTWLSIEATTLATAFLISFYNKPTAMEAAWKYLIINSVGLLLAFFGTLLYLTVLEGSGGADFPTWSSLLANAAHLDPLIAKIAFVFALIGYGTKMGLAPMHTWLPDAHSKAPVPISALLSGVLLNVAFFAVIKCKGVTDLAVGPDFSQKLLIAFGVLTIGIAALIVVIQKNYKRLLAYSSMENMGILALGFGFGGLGIFAALLHTLYHALLKSAFFLTVGNVFLKYGTTKIHQVQGALRILPVTSVLLLIGFLAITGAPPFGIFFTKIYILSAGMQQHPFVSIIVLLFMAVLFYGFFKHITSMVFGTAPADMQPGQQSAWLTIPPLVLVVIALYLSLHLPAFLNTLVHAAAAKY; encoded by the coding sequence ATGGAATTGGCACTCATATTTATCCCACTTCTGCTTGCAACCGCAATTGGCCTGCTCATAAAACGCCAGCGGGTCATTGAGTGGGTTTCGGTTGTCGCAACCGTGGTCGCGTTCACCGCAAGTCTCTTGGTCGCCCGCCAGGTGGCTGTGCGTGGTGTGTACGCGGTTGGACAATTTTTTTCGGTGGATGCCCTTGGCGCAATTGTCATGCTCATCATTGCGTTCGTTGGTCTGGCGGTAACTGCATACGCGGTATTCTACCTTCGCACGGAAATGACACATGGGATCATCGGTTTTCGTCGGGTGCGCCAGTTGTACGTGTTGCTCAGTCTTTTCTTAGTGGCAATGTTTTTGGCAGCCACCTCCAGCAGCCCCATTTTTACCTGGCTATCTATTGAGGCCACCACGCTGGCTACTGCGTTCCTCATTAGTTTCTACAACAAGCCCACCGCAATGGAGGCGGCCTGGAAGTACCTGATCATTAATTCCGTTGGTCTGCTACTGGCATTTTTTGGCACGCTGCTGTACCTCACGGTGCTGGAAGGTTCAGGTGGGGCAGATTTTCCAACCTGGAGCAGCCTCCTTGCGAATGCTGCACACCTTGACCCGTTGATTGCGAAAATCGCTTTCGTCTTCGCGCTCATTGGCTACGGGACGAAGATGGGTTTAGCCCCAATGCACACCTGGTTGCCAGATGCGCATAGCAAAGCCCCGGTGCCGATTAGCGCGCTCCTCTCGGGTGTGTTGCTCAACGTTGCGTTCTTCGCAGTCATCAAGTGCAAAGGGGTTACTGACCTCGCCGTGGGTCCAGATTTTTCTCAGAAGCTCCTCATCGCGTTTGGGGTGCTGACGATTGGGATTGCCGCGCTCATAGTCGTCATCCAAAAAAATTACAAGCGTTTGCTGGCATACTCAAGCATGGAGAATATGGGGATTCTGGCGCTTGGGTTTGGCTTCGGTGGGCTTGGCATTTTTGCGGCACTGCTCCACACCTTGTACCATGCTCTCCTGAAATCCGCCTTCTTCCTGACCGTGGGGAACGTTTTCCTGAAGTACGGCACCACGAAAATTCACCAAGTGCAAGGTGCCCTTCGGATCCTTCCGGTAACGAGTGTGCTCTTGCTCATTGGTTTCTTGGCCATTACCGGCGCGCCACCGTTTGGGATATTCTTTACGAAAATATACATTCTGTCCGCTGGTATGCAGCAGCACCCTTTCGTCAGCATCATCGTGTTGCTTTTCATGGCCGTGCTCTTCTACGGCTTCTTCAAGCACATTACCAGTATGGTGTTTGGTACGGCCCCAGCAGACATGCAACCAGGTCAGCAAAGCGCATGGCTCACAATTCCACCCCTTGTCCTCGTCGTCATTGCGCTCTACCTGAGCCTCCACCTGCCAGCATTCCTCAACACCCTCGTCCATGCAGCGGCGGCAAAATACTAG
- the hyfB gene encoding hydrogenase 4 subunit B, with the protein MLANIATPLGFVALLLLFTVGAIGALLLHRHDHRANVWGSLFAIAGSVWGVLFAIAVLVGGNDIAAAVQLSPFPLFTFSVHIDKLSAFFLAVISLIALFSSTYGIGYVKHYYKQYSIGALGFFYNLFIAGMLLVVSASNGIFFLVAWELMSLASYFLVVYDRKDAQNVKAGFLYLVMTHVGTAFIIIAFLLLYTHTGSFDFAAIKAGAVLIPASMKNAIFILAMVGFGTKAGIIPFHIWLPSAHPAAPSHVSALMSGVMIKTGIFMMIRLFLDILQPVPAWWGLTVVVIGLVSTLLGVLYALTEHDIKRLLAYSSIENIGIILLGVGSALTFTALGMQPLALIGLVAALFHTLNHATFKSLLFLSAGSVINQTHTRNMEEYGGLMKYMPQTALFFLVGAMAISALPPFNGFFSEWLTFQALFQGIAALDFYAKWIFILAAGSLAFTGGLALACFVKAFGATFLARPRSIAVTHTKESSLSLRVGMAALAVFALVFGVFSGRLTSFLNGVGRDLQVFHSSTSFISINTHQNLSAGHFAFVSPLALFVYLLIALVIVVLGVKYLVNRKQKVHLGATWDCGTDLSPRMEVTATGFSHSIVTIFQRVLRPSIQHDIEYRDDQSRYLPKSRTVTLGVSDLYHTYIYNPIHTLVTTLSERTKHVQGGNINVYLLYIFIALLAALVVIR; encoded by the coding sequence ATGCTAGCTAACATTGCTACACCACTGGGTTTCGTCGCGCTCCTCCTCCTCTTCACCGTTGGGGCTATCGGTGCTTTGCTCCTTCATCGGCATGACCACCGAGCGAATGTGTGGGGTAGTCTTTTCGCAATCGCTGGTTCGGTGTGGGGCGTGCTTTTCGCCATTGCGGTACTCGTGGGCGGAAATGACATTGCTGCGGCAGTGCAGCTTTCTCCTTTCCCTTTGTTCACCTTCTCCGTGCACATCGACAAGCTTTCCGCTTTCTTCCTTGCGGTCATTTCGCTCATCGCGCTGTTCTCCTCTACCTATGGCATAGGCTACGTGAAGCACTACTACAAGCAGTACAGCATTGGCGCCCTAGGTTTTTTCTACAACCTGTTCATCGCAGGCATGCTCCTGGTCGTTTCCGCGTCAAACGGGATTTTTTTTCTCGTCGCCTGGGAACTCATGTCCCTTGCTTCGTACTTCTTGGTGGTGTACGACCGTAAGGATGCACAGAACGTGAAAGCCGGGTTCCTCTACCTGGTCATGACGCATGTGGGGACGGCCTTCATTATCATCGCATTCCTCTTGCTCTATACCCACACTGGGTCGTTTGACTTTGCGGCTATAAAGGCTGGCGCCGTGCTCATCCCGGCATCTATGAAGAATGCTATTTTCATTCTGGCAATGGTAGGCTTTGGCACGAAGGCTGGCATCATTCCATTCCACATTTGGCTGCCGAGCGCTCACCCCGCGGCACCTTCACACGTCTCCGCCTTGATGTCTGGCGTGATGATAAAGACCGGCATCTTCATGATGATCAGGCTTTTCCTGGACATTCTCCAGCCTGTCCCGGCATGGTGGGGGCTGACCGTCGTGGTGATCGGACTTGTTTCGACATTGCTGGGCGTGCTCTACGCATTGACCGAGCACGATATTAAACGTTTGTTGGCGTACTCTAGTATCGAGAATATTGGCATCATCCTCCTGGGCGTGGGGAGCGCCCTCACATTCACCGCTCTGGGCATGCAGCCCCTGGCGCTCATCGGCCTGGTTGCGGCGCTCTTCCATACGCTCAATCATGCAACATTCAAGTCCTTACTCTTCCTCAGCGCTGGATCAGTCATCAACCAGACACATACGCGCAATATGGAAGAGTATGGTGGGCTGATGAAATATATGCCACAGACAGCGTTGTTCTTTTTGGTTGGCGCAATGGCTATTTCCGCTTTGCCGCCCTTCAATGGTTTCTTCAGCGAATGGCTGACCTTCCAAGCACTTTTTCAGGGGATTGCGGCGTTAGATTTTTACGCAAAGTGGATTTTCATTCTTGCCGCTGGTTCTCTGGCATTCACCGGTGGGTTAGCATTAGCATGTTTTGTAAAAGCCTTTGGTGCAACCTTCCTGGCCCGGCCGAGGAGTATTGCAGTGACGCACACGAAAGAATCTTCCCTCTCCCTGCGTGTCGGTATGGCTGCCCTCGCAGTATTCGCCCTGGTGTTCGGCGTATTCTCCGGACGTCTAACTTCATTCCTCAATGGTGTTGGTCGTGACCTGCAGGTGTTTCATTCCTCGACCTCCTTCATTTCCATAAATACTCACCAAAATTTGTCGGCTGGGCATTTTGCCTTCGTGTCTCCACTTGCGCTCTTCGTCTACCTCCTCATTGCACTGGTCATCGTCGTGCTCGGGGTAAAGTACCTGGTGAACCGCAAGCAGAAAGTGCACCTTGGCGCCACGTGGGATTGCGGGACAGATTTGAGCCCGCGCATGGAGGTTACTGCTACCGGTTTTTCGCATTCTATTGTTACCATCTTTCAGCGAGTGCTCCGGCCCAGCATCCAGCACGACATTGAGTACCGTGATGACCAGAGTCGCTACTTGCCGAAATCCAGAACGGTGACGCTTGGGGTGAGCGATCTCTACCATACGTACATCTACAACCCAATTCACACATTAGTGACTACTCTTTCCGAACGGACGAAGCATGTCCAAGGTGGGAATATCAACGTCTACCTCCTGTACATCTTCATTGCGCTGCTCGCCGCTCTCGTCGTGATTCGATAA
- a CDS encoding NADH-quinone oxidoreductase subunit B family protein, producing the protein MFTLFLKIFSTPKTVIPVQDFDREQAAILAVGERLQEQVKRLFRGSLAIRQVDAGSDNACEQELVALGNAFYDVERFGIHFVASPKHADMLLVTGPVTRNMAEALRRAYAATPEPKIVVAVGDDAINGGIFKGSYATHDGVGNVIPVHYQIPGDPPTPKVIIYHLLKILEGLERKPTRT; encoded by the coding sequence ATGTTCACACTTTTTTTGAAGATATTTAGCACGCCGAAGACTGTCATCCCCGTCCAGGATTTTGACCGTGAGCAGGCGGCCATTCTGGCGGTCGGTGAGCGGTTACAGGAGCAGGTGAAACGCCTCTTCCGTGGTTCTTTGGCTATTCGGCAGGTGGACGCTGGTTCAGACAATGCGTGCGAGCAAGAACTCGTCGCCCTTGGGAATGCTTTCTACGATGTAGAGCGTTTCGGTATCCACTTTGTGGCGTCGCCGAAGCATGCGGATATGCTTTTGGTGACTGGCCCCGTAACCCGGAACATGGCTGAAGCATTGCGGCGAGCGTACGCAGCCACGCCAGAGCCAAAAATTGTGGTGGCCGTTGGCGATGATGCAATCAACGGTGGGATTTTCAAAGGGTCATATGCGACGCATGATGGCGTTGGGAATGTCATCCCCGTGCACTACCAGATTCCGGGTGATCCACCTACGCCAAAGGTTATTATTTACCACCTTCTCAAAATTTTGGAAGGACTCGAAAGAAAACCCACACGCACCTGA
- a CDS encoding NADH-quinone oxidoreductase subunit H, with translation MTIFFSILQAILIPALSPLGVGLVRKLKARLQNRQGASVLQPYRDLWKLFHKDEIISTDASWIFRYAPFILFAVTLVVSASIPFLTAIPGSTLTSDVLVVIYTLAIGTFFLALAGMDTGGPFGGFGASREMTVSALAEGGLIFSLLTIALRSGTTDLFAMSSASLISTTSSYVPVAMAFVGFFIVLLAETARFPFDNPATHLELTMIHEAMILEHSGKRLALMEWASANKLLIFLSLGANIFFPWGIAHSFGFAEMLVSILVFAVKMLILYTAIAVLESSIAKFRFFRLPDLLMVSFILNSVAIAFLK, from the coding sequence GTGACCATTTTTTTCTCCATACTCCAGGCCATCCTCATTCCTGCACTCTCGCCGTTGGGTGTTGGCTTGGTGAGGAAGCTGAAAGCAAGGTTGCAGAACCGTCAAGGGGCAAGTGTCCTGCAGCCGTATCGGGATTTGTGGAAGCTTTTTCACAAAGATGAAATTATCAGCACTGACGCGTCGTGGATTTTTCGTTACGCGCCGTTCATCCTCTTCGCGGTTACCCTGGTGGTGAGCGCGAGCATCCCATTCCTCACGGCCATTCCCGGCAGCACATTGACGAGCGACGTACTGGTTGTCATCTACACCCTAGCCATTGGGACATTTTTCTTGGCCTTGGCGGGGATGGATACCGGTGGGCCGTTCGGCGGTTTTGGCGCCAGCCGCGAAATGACCGTATCCGCGTTGGCCGAAGGTGGGCTTATTTTTTCGCTCCTCACCATAGCTTTGCGGAGCGGTACCACCGACCTTTTTGCCATGTCGAGCGCCTCACTCATCTCCACTACCAGCTCGTACGTGCCTGTGGCCATGGCATTTGTCGGCTTCTTCATTGTGCTGCTGGCGGAAACTGCCCGGTTTCCATTTGACAATCCAGCCACACACCTGGAACTCACCATGATTCACGAAGCCATGATTCTGGAACACTCTGGAAAGCGGCTGGCGCTCATGGAGTGGGCCTCAGCAAACAAGCTTCTCATCTTCCTCTCGCTGGGCGCAAACATATTCTTTCCTTGGGGCATCGCACATAGCTTTGGGTTCGCCGAAATGCTTGTGAGTATTTTGGTTTTTGCGGTCAAGATGCTCATACTCTACACAGCAATTGCAGTACTGGAGTCGAGCATTGCGAAATTTCGTTTCTTCCGCCTCCCTGATCTACTCATGGTTTCTTTCATTTTGAACAGTGTGGCTATCGCTTTTCTAAAATAG